The following is a genomic window from Phaseolus vulgaris cultivar G19833 chromosome 6, P. vulgaris v2.0, whole genome shotgun sequence.
tTGGTCAACGCCCTGGGACGGTACAATTTATTAAAGAGGAAAAATTTTCATTTAAAGAATGATATAGAAAATGAAACAAAGGTACCAAATTCAAGAAAAAGAATTTCAGTTCaaattttatgtatatatttaacaatataataagggaattattttttacacatctcgtttttcaattttattctatataatatcaaaatataaaaatttaacagttatttgttttaaactgtaaatttgtatttttacaaaaaaatagataatatgaattaaaaaaaacaaagaacccatttttctacaattttacattttaaataacTACTTTTTCTAATTCAAATAATTCTTCCGAAAAAAAACCACATacacaataaaaaatttcataaattaaaattaagaaaatatttattattataactacttttaataataatattttttataatttaataacatatatttacttgaataattattatatataacaatatataaaggATTCTTttgttacatattttttttttaattttatcctttataatattaaagtataacaaatttaacatttatttattttttaaactgaaaatttgaattttaaaaaatttagataatttgaagttgaaaaaaaaaacccaatttttttaattttgtcctttaaataactacttttttttttaattctaataatTCTTTCCAATAAAAAACTACCTgcacaataaaataatttcatacaataaaattaaaaaattataattttcttattacttTCAATAGTTATTATCTATAAATGAAGGATCCTTCCAACATCAAACTAATaccatttaattattttaaaatataaaattatttatttatttatttattaaataattaaagaaattttgtatttattaaaagtaaGATTTTTAAGTTAATGAATTATATAAAGAATCAAAGAAAGGTACAATATGGTATGGTATAGACAAATGATTCTATATAAAAGAATAGACTAAGCGTACATCATAAGTAACCGCGACTCCATGTTGTTCTCCTTTTTCGtctttgaaaattaaaataaaattatttaattgttttcaaataataaacgatttaattatttattttattaaataaataaattatttttattcattaaaaagtaatattttttagtaaagaataatataaagaaCCAAAGAATGATATAAAGAGTCAAAGAAAGAtataaagaaacaaagaaacaaAGGTACCAAATTCAAttctgaaaaacaatttaaattcaaattttatgtgtatatacatataataaattAGTAAAACTTATACATAGAGTTTAATGTAGGATAACATCTATGTTCACAACAATGTCTGTATATAGAAACATAAgctaaagaaataataaaaagatgttaaagaaaaaaaatcattaagatAATTACAATAAAGATGTATTAGACGATTTAACTAGTTTTAGTGTTACTATATCGTTGCTAATTGTTCTCTTCTATCAAATGGcctaattaattgttttttcgcttgttaatttttgttatcaaaattttaatctaTTAACTAGAAAGATAATCTCTGGTATCTTTGTAGATGTTTttatataagggttgggacacccttAAAGTgtcttattaattattttattcattgctgataaaaaaaaagaagctaGAAAGATAatctgttaatttttttttactggtaaaaatttcaatatgttaAATTTGAGTGACTTAGTGTttttgtgtgtatatatattattaattgctgataaaaaaaagagtttgaTATCAAGATCTACTATTGTTGAAGAATAATCTAACCAAATTGCTTTTAAGTGAATGTTTTGAAACTGGTACTTAGTTTTGCTTAACAGAAATTATTAATCTCTCCAAATCACCCCTCTTAAACATAGGatcaacaataattttttttttttatatatacagaGAATCGATATGATATTTATGAGActctttaataattttatatacgagaaatcgatataaatgaattttatatagacatcaataTCAATAAAAAGATAGAATATTACTATGTTTTTCAAgatacaaaagagtaagaagaaTGAACTCCAATatcaatttttccaattgaaccaacaaactttttaacttgttttcttTACAATTCTTGCAATCATAAACAACAAACTggcaacaaactttattattatttttttctatttagtgaatcttatacTTAATAATTCAACTGTTACTTGTGATTCAATATCCGTCCTTagaaacaaattattacttctgacacaATGATCATTAGTTATAAAATGTTATGCTTTGGACACTGCTTTTAAATTAAGTTAGTCTTAGTAAAGCATTTTTAgcatgaatatttatttttatatctacAAATGGTATTGTGTTTGCTTATGACTCATTTATCTTTTAGTAATTTATAATTAGATTGTTTTAGAGTATATTATGCTGGAACAAGATTATAGCATTGTGTTAAAAGACTATTTTATATTGTATAGGTCTTAACACCTATATAGAACTATTAAAAGTACCTTCTTATTTGAAACGATAACACATTTAAAGGTAAAAGAGATCATTTCAAAATTTggaataaaaagataaataaggATGCTTAAacctttaaaacaaaattatatgtaCATATTCGCATTATGAAATGATTTCATGATAATGatttcataatttatatatcagtacgagaaaatcattaaatactaACCAAATTTAGAGATATTAGTCACTATACTAAATAAATTGGATACTAttgtagaaactaaaaaaattattggtatttaaaatgatttttattattaataaaaatttataaaatggtttctaaattgacaTCTAAACTAtctatcaagattttagttactaatattttacattctaaattagtctctaaaagactaatttaaaatataaaatagtaagtagctaaaattttgatagctaATGGTTAGAcatgaatttaaaaaactactttataaatttttatgaataattaaaactattttaattatcaataattttttttaatttataaaacaatctatagtttaattaaataataactaattattatttttttaaaattaatttctatttaatgatttatcTATAAGCTTTATAATGAGAAATTAACAACATCATACAAGAGAAAATTATGATAACCCGTCATTAACCAccgaagaagaaaaatatttaactatGTAAGAAGATTTTTCTTATAAACTACTAATTGACATAACCCACCATCTATTTGGACACCAAACTTTTGAATTTTGTGGGTAGTTAAATCAAACCAGGCTAAATCAGAATCATATGTTTGGAAGAGTATATTGCCTAAATTCCTTGCTCCGATAGAGAAAGCAATGTCTGGTATGGGTCCAAAAACAAAGAGTTTAGTCCATGTTTCCTTCCTACCCAGTTCAACCAAAATTGATATGTAAAAGGTGCTTGTGCATGCATAATTGGACATCAAAGCGATTGATCCATTTAAGAGCAATAAGTGTCTCTTCACCAAATTCATATCAAAATTATCATATATTTCTGTGGGTATGTCTAAAGGTGCAAAGGTTGTAATGAACACCTCATTGCTCAAATCAAATGATACCAAATGTGCATCAGGACCGTCTCCACAACCCAACCAGTGACACATTCCCTCGAAGAAAAAGCTTTCACCAACTTCTTGGCTCAATAAAGGCACCCGAAAATCAACTTCAACTTTCTTCCAAGAGTTATATTTTAGGCTATACATCTCCCATATGTCTTCTATGCATAAAGGACCATCATCAAAATAGTCCATCTCTGCAAGGTCATTATaaaagaaacacactctcctaaTCACCTTATAATCATCTTTAACACAATCATAGCCAAATCCGTGAAATATAATGAGAAGATTGACACTATCCGGAAAAGACTGAACTGGACTAGGAGGAATCACATTGAGTTGGTTCGTATCTGGGTTCCACAGATACACAAATCTTCCAAATGGTATGTATAGGCAAAGAGTTCCATTCACACTACAAGAACCCAAAATACGAAATCCACAAGGGTAAACATCTTCAACTTCTGGACACTCTAATTTTTCCATATTTTGAAACCTCTCTCCAGAAACTGAAAATAAGTTGGATTTACGAGTATTTTGGTAAGGTAGATTGATTAACAAAAGGAGAGATGTATCATCATAGTAGGAATGTTGATTACGTATGAAGTTATTACGAAAAAGGTTCATAAAATCAGAGTTTTCAAATAAGAGGGTCCATGATCTTTGTAGGCATCCAAATCTTTTGAGAGATTTGAAAGGAAGGTTAGACATAACAGATAATACAAGATCATTTGGCAAGTGATTCATAAGCTTTTGAGCTACAAATTTGTCGTCCCTGTCTTTGTTATGCGACCAAATGTTAATGAGTAGCCAATGGTCTTTGGTGTTCTCAGTCCACAGGTAAATGGGGTGGGAGATGTGTTGGCAGTTTTTGATAACCAGATTCATGATGGTGTTCTCTTCCAAGTACTCCAACTGTTAAATAAAATCAGTGAACAAAAGCAATAACAGAAAAAATTTGTGAATAGGTAAATTTGTGAACCTGGTTGTCCTTGAGGAAGAGGGTGATATTGGTTCCTCTTGAGGATTGTTGGGCATTTATGTCCTTGGTAACCATGAATGAGGCATCCTTTTGAGATTCCCAGATATATTCATCATGGTCATTGTGCTTAGTGGTGATGATAATCTTATCAGCAATTAAATAAGCAGAATAGAAGCCAACTCCCAAGTTATATGCCAAATCTAAAATAAACACTTACAATAAAttaacaaatacaaatacatatTAAACATGAACACCTTCCTACCTGTTTTGGTCATGCCAATACCCGTGTCGATGATAGATAGTGTTTTGTTACCCTTGTGAGGGACCAATCTTATGATCAACTCATCATCTACAATGTTCTTATCCCTAATTCTCTCAAATTGAATTCTATCCAAAGCCTGTGTATACATACAATGATCGATAAAAGTTACAGAAAAGAAATGTATAAATGTAAAATCGAATTAAAAAACTACTTACGTCAGAAGCATTGCTGATAAGTTCAGGAAGGAAGATTTCTTTATTAGAATAAAAAGTCTTGTTCATGAGACTTAACGCCTTGTTCGTCTCACCTTCTAAAACAAACATCTCATCATTCGCCATTACAATTGAATTAGAATAATAGCAAACCAAAAGTGACTCAATTCAACAAAACAAAACCACTTTTATATTCATTGGCCACACCACACCCACCAAATATAATCTGTTAATTAATAGAAACCACCATACACTttcacttttaattattttgaaaaacattcattatttattatcatgaattaattaattaaattttaaatttattaataaaccATTATCATGATCACTTTCTTGTTccttaaatgttttttttaattttcaaatattatttaattttctctcaagttattaattaattcattatttcaATGGAGTGTGAATTCGTTTCATGCACGTTATTTGATTTTGCATTATTATAAACTAACATAAACAATTCCTTTTATATAACTCACTAACATTACTACtagaaaaattcattttaactatcaacaaaaaaaaatgagggCTATAAAAAAAGAAGCCACTAGTATGGGTGAATTCTATTCAAGTTGGACACAAAATTAAATGTTATATTATGTGCACAATGGAGACCTTTAACtcacactaaaaattattaaaatgataataaGTTAGTGTTTAGAATGAGGACACAATGTagatgcaaaaaaaataaaattaagtgacaaaataatattGAGTCTAAAATGGATACACAAAGTGGAtgtaagttaaaaattattaaaataataataataagttagcgtCTAGAATGGGGACACAAAGTAAATGCAATCAAAAAATAAGTTGTAGAATGATAAAGCGTCGATAATGGGAATACAAAGTGAATGCAAGTTAATTTAGCGTATTTAGGCGACACTAAGGTGACGTGGACATTTATTGTCACCTTAGCCCAcgctaaattatttaatgagaaaaaaaacattaaaacattTTTGTCTCACATTTTAATTTTCTCACAATTTCAATTTCTCATTTTTGTCTCACACTTTAAAACTCATAATCTTGAAATTCCTCCTAAAAACCCTACGTCTTCTTCGTGACCATTTTGCTTTCCTTAATttatgttcctgccggttgaatCGAAACGCCTTCGTACGCTTACGTCACTCTTACGTCCGGAGTCCTTGCGTTCACGTGTGCTTTTCTTGTGATGAACACCTGAAACACAAaaaacaaagggcgccctagcggtcgtttgcactccgacgctcaagttagtactAGGGTTAGGAAACACCGAAACAATATAATCTTGCTACTGTGTGTGTGTTTTATGGCGCAAGAGAATCCTCTCTTGTCATGTTTGTtaacttactatttatagaatgaaactagggtttcctgttTACCTGAAATGGGCCTTTCTGATGGGCAGACCCAACACTATTCTTACCTTACTCTCAGGGTAACCTAGCGCGTGAGGTCCCtaactagagtgcaacctctgataggatgaccacctgggtgccacctcgtgcacctgatctctggggtcacccgcctctaggagtgccctagctgttcacgtgccatgcatgcagctcaccctTGAACGTGACCCTTGCAGGCCAtatctttccagtggctctaTACTTTGTGTCACACCTGAACGCGTCGTCCACTCTACATGCAGGTCaatcgtgatctaggcttctcctttactgataactggtgtgtgattggggatccacctctcgtggcccatgTCTACTGTTTCGGTTTCCGATGTCTGACCTCTCCATATTGTTTAGTGGCAAGTCGGTACATCCTgatgaccgatgtctgaccactcttggCTCCTTGGCGCATGTGCTTTGCGGGGTACTGGCCCGCGCTGCTCATGGGACCCGCTTACGTGGCACCAACTTACCAGTGGTCAGTCAACGCTCGGGGACCGGTCGATAcgcaagccccccagtctcgagttgtAACTCGTTCAGCGAAGAGGCTAAGTCCTTGCCCTGGGTTACCTACGTGGCTCTATGTGATATGACGTAAATACGACGCCAAAGTGACGTCTTTCTGGGCCTGTCTTATCTGTGCACACGTGTCTTTGATCAACGACTAGGGTTTAACGTCGCTTACGcttctttgtttatttttaaactctTGAAAACACACGCGTCTAATCGCTTGTTACATCATTCTCCGAAACTCTTCGATCGTTTCGCCTTCTTCCTCAAGCATTCTCGCGCTTCCTTTACGCATTTCTGCCTTCTCTTGCTATCGACAGTAGGTATGAACCCTGATTCCCATTCACACCTGTTTACTGATTCTGGTTCTGGATAACTACCTGTGTTACTTAATCTTTGCATCAATCACCTTCTATTTCTGGGTTTCCTTTGATTCAAGAAACCCTAAGCTCTGGAAGGTGTTAATTCTTGTTATCAAAACGTCGCGTTTGCACGTTCTACCTTCGCACATTCACATGCTTTATCTCTGTATTTCTTATGAACTTTGTACGCAAGCATGGTTTTGAGCGAAGAAAAAAGGGCTAGGTTAACTGATATTCTCACTCGTCTTCACAGGATTTCCAGGGACATGGGTGTTAGAATGattggctttaaactagaggggggtgaatggtttaaaaaaggttttcacaaacttttttggatagaatgaaaatacttcgtaagaaaccagatttaggaatttagtttgccaagaacaaagctcaaaacagaaaatcaacagaaaaacaatcggttgtttcgcaaaaacaatcggttgtttttaccaacatataacaacaaatgaaattaaagagtttaaggaagagagaaatgcacaaatagtttatactggttcactcttaacccaagagctacatccagtttcccataaaccactggggaatccactaggtaatcaaatctagattacatacacacaccaccaaagaagtgaccttgatccccttaagacacacttcctttggctctgcacatacaccaccaagaatgttgatcttgacaacctcaagagcacacaacccttcttggctttataACACCAGAATGTTCACAAATtacagaacgaattacactgttacagaatcaactgaaattaatacagagtaatcctattgcacttctctcttgaataaccaaagcttaaagttaaaaactcaaatgcttgaaaaaactctttgaaaaactcaaatctgtctTTTTGTCTTGTTgattgttataaaacattaacaaactatttattgtgttcaaatcttggtcaaagaatttaaagcagaagcagttcctgcaagacaaAGTTTAAGCAATGCACAATATCTCTGATATAGGGTTAgagaaaaaaacagaaacagtatATCAACAGTATAAAAACCAGCAGAAATAAGGTTTACTTAAACACTCTTAAACCACATAGACTTTGcagaaataaaagataatgaaagacaacacaacacaaatctccccttatttgtcttcacaaatagacaaaaagaagagatagaAAGATAATTGTTCCAAATCATGcagaaaatttaaaacaaaagaaattaaacTGATACAagaccaaaaacaatcggttgtttcgtgaattcaaccggttgtttttcctttaatcatCTTTGCCATACTGAAGTTCAAAAAATTTGATTCTGAACAGCTTCTATCTGTTCATCCAAGGTCATGAATCGTGTATCCATGTTGTTGAACCTGTTGTCTATACTCTGAAAGTTGCTTACATACAAAAcatgaagatttctttgattctcggcAAATCCATCTAGCCTATttaccatgtatctttcaaaagaagacatggatggcATTTCATCTCCTTGATTTCCTGCACTGGTTCCAACACCTACATTGGTTTCAGGTTGCTCTTGATGGTGAAAATCCATGTCAGCAGTTTGATCTTCCTCATCAAAAGCAGCAGCTGCAGCACTAGATgaagcaccatgatcaccatctttgctcacccatttcccacttattttggtgaatcccatcttgctaagagagccattgttcatctcttgtgttgacttgaccagctcagatGTATCATCCttaagattcacttcaaaataaagcaagaatttagagattaaaataacatagggatagtgataatcatttaacctcatggctttttgcatgtgttctttgatgatgtggatccagttgattttgatcttctttatgatgcagtagatgtatACTAGGTCTTCTTCTATTAGGACataatgattgctcccccttggagtaagaatccaagttacaataagagcaatcaccctttcatctagctttaagcctccaaccgaacaagttttcacttgggcattt
Proteins encoded in this region:
- the LOC137833037 gene encoding uncharacterized protein, with protein sequence MANDEMFVLEGETNKALSLMNKTFYSNKEIFLPELISNASDALDRIQFERIRDKNIVDDELIIRLVPHKGNKTLSIIDTGIGMTKTDLAYNLGVGFYSAYLIADKIIITTKHNDHDEYIWESQKDASFMVTKDINAQQSSRGTNITLFLKDNQLEYLEENTIMNLVIKNCQHISHPIYLWTENTKDHWLLINIWSHNKDRDDKFVAQKLMNHLPNDLVLSVMSNLPFKSLKRFGCLQRSWTLLFENSDFMNLFRNNFIRNQHSYYDDTSLLLLINLPYQNTRKSNLFSVSGERFQNMEKLECPEVEDVYPCGFRILGSCSVNGTLCLYIPFGRFVYLWNPDTNQLNVIPPSPVQSFPDSVNLLIIFHGFGYDCVKDDYKVIRRVCFFYNDLAEMDYFDDGPLCIEDIWEMYSLKYNSWKKVEVDFRVPLLSQEVGESFFFEGMCHWLGCGDGPDAHLVSFDLSNEVFITTFAPLDIPTEIYDNFDMNLVKRHLLLLNGSIALMSNYACTSTFYISILVELGRKETWTKLFVFGPIPDIAFSIGARNLGNILFQTYDSDLAWFDLTTHKIQKFGVQIDGGLCQLVVYKKNLLT